From the Thermodesulfobacteriota bacterium genome, the window GTCCGCTGACCGTTTCGTTTTCACCCGACATTCGGAAGGAACATCGAGAGATACCCGGTTATCATAGCAAATGAATTAAAGAATATCAAGACCCCTGTTGCTATGAGGAAAGTCCCGGTCACGACCGAGACGACCCGCATGTGTTTCTTGAGTCTCTGAAAGTGTTTGAGGAAGGTATTGATGCCTATGGAGGTGAGCATGAACGGTATGGCAAGGCCCGCGGAATAGGCGGTAAAGAGCACCATGCCGGCCCACGGGCTCTCGGAGGTGGCCGCAACGGCGAATATTGCCGAGAGTATCGGGCCGATACACGGCGTCCACCCGGCCGCGAAACCCATGCCCACGAGGAACGAACCCAGCAGCCCCATGGGTTTCTCCCGGAAGAAGTGCAGCCGCTTGTCCCTCTGGAGCACCCCTATGTTTATTACGCCTATTATATGTACGCCGAGGAGCGCGATGACGACGCCGCCTACCTTCCGTACGACGTCCTGGTACTCCATGAAGAGGTGGCCGAAGAGCTGGGCCGAGGCGCCGAGCACGACAACGAACACGGTGGAAAACCCGAGCACGAACATCATGGAGTTAAAGAGTATTACCCTCTTCAACTTCCTGTCTTCGCTCTCGCCGGTAAGCTCCTCGAAGGATATGCCCGTTACGAAAGATATATAGGAGGGCACGAGCGGGAGGACGCAGGGGGATATGAAGGAGAGGAGTCCCCCGAGGAAGGCGAAAGGTATGGAAACCCCTTCAGTCATATGCCGAGTATCTCCCCGAAGAGTTTTATCGACATCTCGCTGTCCCAATCCCTCACGCCGTAGGCCCTTCCGATGACCTTACCCTCCCTGTCTATGATAAAGGTCGTAGGCAGGACAAGCGCCCTGTAGCGCTCACTCGCCCCACCCTCCTCGTCTATCAGGACGGTAAAAGTGTAGGGGGTTTCTGCAAGGAAGTCCAGGACCTTCTGCCTTGGCTCGTAGTCGTTCATGGCCACCACCGCAAGCCCCTTATCCGCGAGCTTCTTGTGGAGGGCCTCCATCGCGGGAAGCTCTTCCTTGCACGGCGGGCACCAGGTGGCCCAAAAATTCAGAAAAAC encodes:
- a CDS encoding TlpA disulfide reductase family protein, which gives rise to MRGVSTLALVSLCLLLLLAPSVPAAEEENGKDLWDEVGIERIGPSDAPPFSIRGVDGKKVTLDDFKGKVVFLNFWATWCPPCKEELPAMEALHKKLADKGLAVVAMNDYEPRQKVLDFLAETPYTFTVLIDEEGGASERYRALVLPTTFIIDREGKVIGRAYGVRDWDSEMSIKLFGEILGI
- a CDS encoding cytochrome c biogenesis protein CcdA, yielding MTEGVSIPFAFLGGLLSFISPCVLPLVPSYISFVTGISFEELTGESEDRKLKRVILFNSMMFVLGFSTVFVVVLGASAQLFGHLFMEYQDVVRKVGGVVIALLGVHIIGVINIGVLQRDKRLHFFREKPMGLLGSFLVGMGFAAGWTPCIGPILSAIFAVAATSESPWAGMVLFTAYSAGLAIPFMLTSIGINTFLKHFQRLKKHMRVVSVVTGTFLIATGVLIFFNSFAMITGYLSMFLPNVG